A DNA window from Zingiber officinale cultivar Zhangliang chromosome 3A, Zo_v1.1, whole genome shotgun sequence contains the following coding sequences:
- the LOC122050194 gene encoding SPX domain-containing protein 1-like has translation MNSGLVKILKKYDKRTRALIRKPFIEKVLQQPFFTTDLLYKLVKECVAMLDHLFPNNNLSISAECDGQNGVPKPAQSGGRVPELEEIKYMQSLYMKSTVAPLRSLKQIRSKSSTVKTD, from the coding sequence aTGAATTCAGGTCTAGTGAAAATACTGAAGAAGTATGACAAGAGAACACGAGCACTTATCAGGAAGCCCTTCATCGAAAAGGTGCTGCAGCAGCCATTCTTTACAACTGATCTCCTATACAAACTCGTGAAGGAGTGTGTGGCTATGCTGGACCACCTCTTCCCCAACAACAACCTGTCAATTTCAGCAGAATGCGACGGACAAAATGGAGTGCCAAAGCCGGCACAATCAGGTGGAAGGGTTccggagttggaggagattaaaTATATGCAGAGCTTATACATGAAGAGCACCGTAGCACCGCTGCGGTCCTTGAAACAGATTAGGAGCAAAAGTTCAACAGTCAAAACAgattag